DNA from Kineosporiaceae bacterium:
ACGCCCGCACCAACGCCGCCCAGTTGGTGCGGATCCAGACCATTCAGAACGACCTGGTCAAGGCCGACGCCACCGCAGCCACCAACTACCTGACCGGTGGCAGCAAGACCGTGCCGAACCAGGCGCTGTACGACCAGGCCATCACCGAGGCCTCACGCCGCCTCGCGCAACCCTCGCCCTCGGCGGACACGGCCGCGCTCGAGCAGGTGGTCGAAGGGCTGACCCGCTACACCGCCCTGGTGGCGCAGGCGCAGGTGAACAACCGATTCGGCCTGCAGGTGGGGGCGGCCTATCAGCGCCAGGCGGGCGAGGTGCTGCGCAGCCAGATCGTGCCGGCACTGGAGCAGGTCTCGGCGGCCGACCAGCGCCGGGTGTCGGCGGCCTACGACGCGGCGAACGGCGCCACGGTGCGCCTGATCGCCTCGGCCGTGGTGGCGCTGGTCCTGCTGCTCGGGACGCAGCTGTGGTTGGCTCGGCGCACCCACCGAGTGATCAACCTGCCGCTGGCCGTGGCCACCCTGGCCGTGCTGGCGGCCACGCTCGGTGGATGGGCGGCGCTGAACAATGCCGCCGGAGTCGCCCGGACCGTGGCGTCGGGCAGCTATGCCAGCGCGGTGAGTATGGCGTCGGCCCGCACCGCGGCCTTCGACGCCAAGGCTCAGGAGGCCTTCGGGCTGATCGCCCGGGGCAACGCCAAGGCCGCCGAGGACATCGCCGTCAAGCGCATCGCCACGGCGGAGGCGAACCTGAAGGCCGGCAAGGCTGCCGATGAGTCGACCCTGAACTTCACCGCCTGGGTGAAGGCCCACGGTGCGGTGCGTGCTGCGGACGACAAGGGTTCCTGGGTGGCGGCGCGTGACCTGGCGCTCACCACCTCCACCGAGGTGTTCAACGCGTTCGACCAGGCCTCCAAATCGGAGTTGGACGGCCACGCCGCCACCGTCGAGGGCGAGCTGGGCAGCGCGCGAACCTCCTTGATCATCATGGGTTGGCTCGTGTTGGCCTGCGGGTTGGTCGCGGCCGGGGCGGCCTATACCGGGTTCTCGCAGCGGTTGGGGGAGTACCGATGAGCCGGTCTCTGCTCGCGCGCAGCGCAGGGCTGGTGGCGGCCGGGCTGGCCCTGGCCGGGCTGGCCGGGTGTGTCACGGCACCCCCCACGCCGGCTGCGGCGCCGTCCTCGGCTGCCGCCTCACCGGCGGCGCCGGCCGCGCCCGTGGTGTGCGCCAATGCCACGCAGTCCTACACCCCGGCCGCCTCCAGCGCCTACGCCAACGTGATCAAGGCGCGGGGCTACCTGGTGGTCGGGGTCTCGGCCGACACCCGTCAGCTCGGCGCCGTCGACCCGAACAATCCCGACGTCTTCGCGGGCTTCGACATCGAGATGGCCAAGCTGGTGGCCGCCAAGCTCGGCGTGAACGTGCGGTTCAAGGTGATCACCACGGCCGACCGGATCAATCAGTTGAAGAAGGAGGTTGCCGACGGCGGGGTCGACCTGGTTGCGCGGGCCTTCACCATGAACTGCGCCCGGTGGAGGGACGTCTCGTTCTCGGCGGTGTACTTCCTGGCGCATCAGGGGTTGATGGTGCCCGCGCGCTCGACGCTGACCTCGTTGGCCGCGCTGCCGGGCAAGACCGTCTGTGCCCCCGTGGGTTCCACCAGCCTGGACAACATCAAGGCCAAGGTGCCGTCCGTGAAGACCCGGGGCGTGGCCAACCACACCGACTGCCTGGTGCTACTGCAACAGGGCAAGGTCGATGCGATCACCGGGGACGACGCCATCCTCGCCGGGTTCAAGGCCCAGGACCCGACCACGATCGTGGTCGACGGCATCGAGCTCAGCAACGAGCCCTACGGTCTCGGCGTGAACGCCAAGTACAAGGACTTCGCCGCCTACGTCAACCAGGTGCTCGCCGAGGCCCGCACCAGCGGGGCGTGGCAGAAGGCGTACGACGCCTATCTGAAGAGTTCGCTGGGAGCCGGCGTCCAACCCGAGCCGAGTTACGGGCGGCCGCTGTCGTGACCAGCCCGTCGTCCCGTTCGGGCGCCTCCGGTGCCTCGCGTGGGCTCGCCATCGCACCGACCCCGCCCGGCAAGCTCGGCGAGGCCGCCGACCCGGCTGCCCTGCTGGCCTACCTGCGCGAGTTGCGCGACTGGGTGGCCCAGCGCAAGCGGGAGTTGGACGGCATCGACGCCGCGGCCCAGCGCTCGGCCGACCCCGACGACTACACCGGCGACGTCACACTCTCGATGGCGCTGTGGCAGTCGGTCAGCGATCGCTGCCTCAGCTTGGACACGTTGTGGGACTCCGGGCGGGCCACGGCGATCACCCGCGAGCAGATGTCGCAGGTGATCTGGGGGCGACTGGCCAGTGGTGGGGCGACGGGTGGGCTGACGCTCAGCGTGGTCGAGGCCTGTCGGCTCTCGGACGCACTGGCCGCTCAGCTACGGGCCCGGCTGTCGTTCGACCCGCGAGCCAGTGACGCCGCCGTCCGGGTGGCCTCACTCCGGGCGAGCGTCGAGCGGTTGCGTGAACTCGTCAAACAAGAACCCACCTGGTCGGCGCAGGTCGATCTGCTGTCGAACCGGGTGGACGACGTCGCGGTGCGCGCCGCTCGGGGCGGCGACATCGACGGGGTGCTGCACACGCTCGAGGTCGACTCCGCCCGGGCCGAGCGCGACCTGGTGGTCACCACCGCGACCAAGCTGAAGGAGGCCCGCTCGGCCGATGCCCGGGCCGCCGCGCTGTCCGCCGATCGCACCCGAGCCGCCAGCGAGGTCGCGGCGCTCGAACACCGCCGCACCCGGCTGCTCGCCCTGGTCGAGCGCTGCGTCGCCGAGATCACCCCGGCGCCGCGCTACGCCGTCCCCGACGTGGCGGCGCTCGGACCGGTACCGGCCGAACGGGACGCCCTCGATGCCTATACCCGACGCCTCGACACCGTGGTGCGTGCCATGGACCTGCTCGAGGATGCCTACGGTGACCCACTGAGCGAGCGGGAGGAGCTGATCGGGCTGCTCACCGGCTATCGCACCATGGTCGCGCGGCTCGCCCGAGGCAACGACCCGGCCGTGAGCCGGGCGCTCGCGCAGGCCGAGCAGACGCTCGCCGCGACACCGTGCGACGTGGCGGCAGCGCGACTGGCCGTGACCACGTTCCGCGAACTGGTCCGCACGCCCGCGCCGGTCGCCTCCGGCGTGGCGGTCGCGGCGGCCGCCGCGAGCGCATCCCAGACACAGATCGGACCACCGGATCCAGCGGCAACGGGGGCGACGGCATGACACCGGCGATGACGGTTCCCAACGGCGCGGCCTGCACCCAGCCCGGTTGCGGCGGCACCATCCAGGACGGGTACTGCGACATCTGTGGCACCCCCGCCGGAGCCCCGGTGATCGCGGCGCCCGCGGCCGGCGGCACCGGCACGGCCGGCGGTGCGGCGGCGGGGTCCGCCTCCACGGCCAGCAAGATCACCTCCTCGAACCGGTTGGAGAGCATCCCGATCGGTTCCGCCCGCGCCGGTGGCAGCCGGGTGACGCGCACCGTCGGCACCGGCTCGACCCGATTGCGGGGGGTGCGCCTCGGTGCGGGCCTGACCATGGTGCCGCCGGTGCCGGCGATCGACCCCCAGGCCGCGATCATGAAGGATCCGATGGTCCCCGAGGACCGTCGGTTCTGCCCCAGCTGCGGTTCGGCGGTCGGTCGCTCGCGCGACGGGCAGCCCGGACGGACCCAGGGGTTCTGCGCCCAGTGTCGTAACCCGTTCTCGTTCACCCCGAAGCTGCAGCCCGGCGACCTGGTGGGCGGGCAGTACAAGGTGGTGGGTTGCCTGGCCCACGGCGGCCTGGGCTGGATCTACCTGGCGCGCGACGTCGTCCTCGCCTCGCGGTGGGTGGTGCTCAAGGGCCTGCTCAACTCCGGGGACGCCGACGCCTACGCCGCCGCGGTCGCCGAACGCGAGTTCCTGGCCAAGGTCGAACACCCGCTCATCGTCGAGATCTTCAACTTCGCCCAGCACGAGGGCGCCGGCTACATCGTCATGGAGTACGTCGGCGGCACCTCGCTGAAAGACCTTCTCAAGCAACGGATGCAGCGCGCCGGACGCTACGACCCGATCCCGGTCGACCAGGCGATCGCGTACGTCCTCGAGATCCTGCCGGCGTTCAGCTACCTGCACGATCTCGGCCTGCTCTACTGCGACTTCAAGCCCGACAACATCATTCAGGTCGGCGACGCGGTCAAGCTGATCGACATGGGCGGCGTCCGGCGGATCGACGACCTGGAGTCGGCGATCTACGGCACCGTCGGCTACCAGGCCCCCGAGGTGCCCACCATCGGCCCCTCGATCAGCTCGGACATCTACACCATCGGCCGCACCCTGGCGGTGCTGGTCATGGAGTTCCGTGGCTACCAGTCGACCTACGCCACCTCGCTGCCCCCGGTGGCCGAGGTGCCACTGTTCCAGCGCTACGACTCGCTCTACCGGTTGCTGGCCAAGGCCTGCGCGCCCGATCCGAACGACCGCTTCCAGTCGGCGGACGAACTGCGGGTGCAGCTGCTCGGGGTGCTGCGCGAGATCGTGGCCCTCGACCGACCGGATTCCGGGGTGGCGCAGCACTCCACGGCCTCGGTGCTGTTCGAGGTGCCCGTGGTCTCGGGTGACACCCTGGAGTGGTCCGAGTTGCCGGTGCTGAAGGTCGATGCCTCCGACCCCAAGGCCGCCTGGCTCGCCGGGTTGTCGGTGACCGAGCCGACCGCCCGCTGGACCGAGCTGGCCAAGCAGGTCGCTCCGACCGTCGAGGTGCGCCTGGCGATGATCCGGGCCGCGCTCGAGGCCGGGCGGCACGACCTGGCGGACGGCGTGGTGCAAGAGACGCTGAAGGCCGACGCCTGGGAATGGCGTGCGGT
Protein-coding regions in this window:
- a CDS encoding glutamate ABC transporter substrate-binding protein; the encoded protein is MSRSLLARSAGLVAAGLALAGLAGCVTAPPTPAAAPSSAAASPAAPAAPVVCANATQSYTPAASSAYANVIKARGYLVVGVSADTRQLGAVDPNNPDVFAGFDIEMAKLVAAKLGVNVRFKVITTADRINQLKKEVADGGVDLVARAFTMNCARWRDVSFSAVYFLAHQGLMVPARSTLTSLAALPGKTVCAPVGSTSLDNIKAKVPSVKTRGVANHTDCLVLLQQGKVDAITGDDAILAGFKAQDPTTIVVDGIELSNEPYGLGVNAKYKDFAAYVNQVLAEARTSGAWQKAYDAYLKSSLGAGVQPEPSYGRPLS
- a CDS encoding protein kinase; translation: MTVPNGAACTQPGCGGTIQDGYCDICGTPAGAPVIAAPAAGGTGTAGGAAAGSASTASKITSSNRLESIPIGSARAGGSRVTRTVGTGSTRLRGVRLGAGLTMVPPVPAIDPQAAIMKDPMVPEDRRFCPSCGSAVGRSRDGQPGRTQGFCAQCRNPFSFTPKLQPGDLVGGQYKVVGCLAHGGLGWIYLARDVVLASRWVVLKGLLNSGDADAYAAAVAEREFLAKVEHPLIVEIFNFAQHEGAGYIVMEYVGGTSLKDLLKQRMQRAGRYDPIPVDQAIAYVLEILPAFSYLHDLGLLYCDFKPDNIIQVGDAVKLIDMGGVRRIDDLESAIYGTVGYQAPEVPTIGPSISSDIYTIGRTLAVLVMEFRGYQSTYATSLPPVAEVPLFQRYDSLYRLLAKACAPDPNDRFQSADELRVQLLGVLREIVALDRPDSGVAQHSTASVLFEVPVVSGDTLEWSELPVLKVDASDPKAAWLAGLSVTEPTARWTELAKQVAPTVEVRLAMIRAALEAGRHDLADGVVQETLKADAWEWRAVWMNGLSALDAGNPSAARAAFNAVYGQIPGELAPKLALALSCELSGEGEVAEALYLTCARTDANYTAPSAFGLARIRLGRGDVDGAVAALDLVPSTSRAFVEARRQRAGLLAGSGRGLPGLAEALDSVASVTIEPLDRARLEVNVLGAALDEVVKNGPQEAISVGGHPAREASLRDAVEAAYRRLAAMEGDTDERVRLVDAANGVRRWTLR